AGTTTTCGCCTCCTGCTGCTGCCCGACGCCACCGGAGCCCACCGCCGGTCTGCTTTGCCGCTGTTCGCCGTCTCCGCCGGTCCACCCGTCACTGGTCCATGCCGGAGCTCCGAACGCCGGCGACCCACCCCGGTGACTCCCCCACCGAAGCTGCCCAGTCGTgggtgaagaaggaagaaaagaaaaaaaggaaaatcattacgtagttttctatttattttactatttttagtataattaaggatgagattttttttgttttgttgatagactgattttcgcgcccgaaattcGACTTATAATCGTTTGAAAAATCGCATCTCACGCGAGATTcgatttgcaatttatttaaaattgaccaatcaaATCTCATACGCAAGATATGGTTCACACTTGAATATCAATATTGTCTTGCTTTGATTTGTTATGTCGTTTAAGTTGattttgttttcgtaaaaaaaaatccaaacaatgtgagttagattaggtttatttcttgttttagggtttgcatatttagaataggaattttatttcgaatttcaaaaaaaaaaaaatcaaatcaatcaatttaggttgctattttttttaaaacttaggttgcatgtttaattatttgacaatttttaattttgaaattaatacaaaaacacaaaaaaaaaaaaattagaattagggcattctttgcatgttattgcattttagggtaaaattgatATAGTTTTATTCTAGATAGtagtttttaatttactataagtttaggtaatttttttttagataaattgcattttagttaGGGATTTCTAAGTTAGgataacattctagtttaaattaggatttggtttaacttcattcctaatacaaattagatgatattttaatttggatagataatttttgcatttttataatttcaaatttcaggaaaatgccaaaaaatgccttagaataaattgattccattttttagtATAGATTGCATCTTATTATGTCATATacttaggtcatattgccatgtcatatattttcatgttagattagtagcatgtgttgcatgattctcattaaataagtggaaacaaaaaagaaaaaaaagaaaaaagaaattgcgtgttaattagaaatcatatcagggttgttgatgtgaatctGATCTAataacgcagatgctttcgttactacgaggtaagtccctatatcgatttatttatttactttcttgggtgttaaattggtggtttatgCATCTGTATGATCACTTTacatattaggaaaataaatttaaaatcaatccaaactgcctgtaaaaatattattgaaaataaaatgaaatggtacCAAAAGGGTATTAaagaagtctagtgtaaccaagtccccgtatcAAAAGACTCTGGTTCGTAGGGGTAAAATAATcctccaattattttacttaggtgccTAATTAACCTATCATAAACTGATTAATGACGACTTCTAGATAAAATATATTTGcttgttaagaaatttgaacttaagttgCAAATttgtatgggcttaggagagttTGAGCTAAATTTAgatttagtaatccattagtcaaacTTAGGTGGTTCgccccgaaaaaattggtcgcggcatatatatattgttttcaGGTTATTAGAAATTGgagtaatattttaatagatGAATGAAGAATGAAGTTTATATAATTTACATTTTATGTTCtgtgttttaaattttttattacttaCAATTGTGCGACTTCGTGTTTATCTTATGAATGGTTGCTTTTGGTGGATAAGAGATATCTGTTGTCCATATTATACTTTGAACCATTTTTTTGCCCATATTATTTTGTtgtaaaaaatgaaaccaacagaggaactaaaataaaaataggttTTTGGGTAGACCTTAAAATTAGATGGGAACAACATGGTACATCACAGGATTGGTTCTAAGACAAATGGAATAGGTTTTAACAAGATAAGCTATAAATCTCGAATCTATCTATCCtaaaccgatcacccctaataaCTTGAGTAAATGGATCTTGGAAATATCTATTGGATCTCAACGGATAACCTACAAAGAAGATCCGATGATGTAGAATTTAATTTGAAGAGACTCACATCTCAACCATCCAATTCTCTATGTTCGATGTATCACGATCCGTGATCTTTGTTGTAGATTGACAATCTCTATAGCCGATTTACTTTTGGAATTCATAGTTTCTTACGTGAAGGCAATATCTTGATTtatggccaaagaaagaaaaagaaaaacaatcttCGACTTATAATTTAGGTCCAATTGATGATACATCAATAATCTAGATGGGCTTAGTGGCTTGAGATGGACCTAGGTAGTCTTTTCTTTGGAAATAGGGATAAGTGAAAtagaaatcttaaaatttatcaggaaagtgcaattgagtttcaaaatttgcaaaaagtgtaatcaaattctaaaatttattaaattagttcaattgagtcataaatcaaACTTATTAATGAAAAACGCTACGtgcattttaaatgaatttttattttccatgtggtttttaaaattacttttattcctttttaaattatattaaaaaactaaaaaggaaaagctaaaatttatttaaaaaacaaaactgttaaaaaaaaaacaccggTGGGAGCTTCCATCATCGCTACCCATCACCGAAGGGCTTGATGATGGTTGCTAGCCCCAAGCGGTGTGGCCGGTCCTTAttggccccgagcgagggctgGCCAATCAAGTACTTAGATTTGGGCATGTCGGCCCTCATGGGGGGTTGGCGACCATCGCCCAACTTTGGGCAaagggcgaggcctcgcccaaatctagcgagCCTCACTAGCCTTGAGCGAGGGCCGACAAGGCCTTGCCTAGGGTGGACGATGGTTGCTAACCCCGTGAGGGCCCGGCAAGGCCTTGCTAAGGGAGGGTGATGGTTGTCAGCCTTTCCTGAGGGTTAGTGTGCCCAGATTTGGGGTGCCCTCTCCCAAGCTTGGTGAGGGTCACCGGCCGAGCCTAGGACCGACAAGGCCTCGCCTTGATCGAGCGAGGGTCGGCCACATCCACCTGGGCTAGCGACTGTCGTAGGCCCCTCCAGTGATGGGTGGCGACTGCGAAAGTGCCCGCcggtgccattttctttttattgaacaattttttaaaataaattttagcttttctttttaaatttagaatctaatttttaaagattttgaataaaaaatttaaaaaagccacatggaaaataaaattcatttaaaatgccacattGGCATTTTCTATTAGTGAATTTAACGATGTTAactttaggattcaattggaccaattcgataaattttaggatttgattacatttttttttgcaaattttaaaacttaattgcactactaagttttatgacttttatTATACTTGTCCATGCTCATAAGTAAAATCTCCAGAAGACCTTAAATTCTGGACCTAGTCAATAGAAGAAATTAAATAGTACCCTTAGCTCAGGTCCGTTTGGTGGAAATAAACATCCGGTGCTGGAAATTTACATATTGAATTTCAAGTGTTGAAGAtcttaaatgctaaaaaaagataagaaaaattatttgatgatAACTGAAAATTAATAGCCgatcatcatccatatcatccaTCTCTTACCAAACATAAACGAAATGATCATCCAAAGTAGATTTTACCAATATCTTTGGCAAGCTTTAGATTATCATCGTACGAATTAGGGAATCACTCTGACTTATCATGTTAAGTGGGCTTTTTTAACTTCATCAAATCATTCAAGTTGATTTAATTTGAggttatcaaacaagtttaaCCTCATTAAGTGCAAATTTTTAGATTTCGGCAATAAATTGAGCTATCTAGCAAGCTCTTTAACCTCTCTCTGTTCATTAATTCTCTAGTGGTGCTATGATATAATTAACCGAGTGGAGAAACCTTCAGACCAAAAGGTTGTGATGACGATTTATTAGCAGACGGAGGTGACGAGCTGAAAGAGCCATCCATGGAGGAGAATCACAAGGTTCATTAGTTCTCCCATGTTCTTTACCAGTTGTAAACAAGGAGAATAAACTTCACAAATGAGTCGTGATTACGAATCATTAGCGGAAGGAGGCGACCAGTTGGAAGAGCCGTCCATGGGTCAGGCCACGCCGGCGTACGTGCTAGGCCGATACACGACCCCAAGAATAGCCACATGTTGTGGGCAGCCATACAGCATGTCGGTTCCTCCTACCATGGGCTGGCACCGACTTGCAGCCGTGATGGATGGACGGTGATCACTGCTTGGCAAAACCCGCATGTTGGCTCGGCACAGCACATGACGGTCCTCGAGGAACCACACAAGGGGGACAACATATTGTGCGAGCCATTAACTTCTATGTTGTCCCCATCATGTCAATGGGTCCAGCCAAGCAGCCAACTAAGGCAAGACTAAGCACCGTAACAAGTCAGTTTCGGCATGGCACGGCTCATTCGTGACCCTCGTAAACAGGATACCTCATCGTGAGGCAGTCCCTGCCCTGCTTATTTAAAGGAGTTATTACACCCCATGCACACGCATACATTGAAATCAAGGCCTCCGTGGATGCATTGAAGGAATTGTTGACAGAAGAAGAATATATACATGCTTAAAAGATAAAACAGTTAAGGCATCAGGACTTGCCCGTTTGCAAGCTAAGTGATTATATGCAACGACATTGTCTCCTAGGACATCATCATTTCAGAAGGTAAACCCTAGCTAACCTGCTTAAGCGGTGGCCACAATCACATTCACGTTGCAGGGAAACGACTACTGAGCACCAGCACTGACGCCTTCTCTGAATAGCATGTTGGCCACCGGAGGCGGAAGCCAAGCTGGATTACTTGCCACTCCAGCATCCACTTGTTGCTGACGCTCGCTGTGATTCTCTTTCTCGTGTTGCTTTTTGGCAGTTGATCTTCCAATTTTCTTGCTGACAAAAGCTCCAAGCTTCATTGCTGTGAATAGACCGACGGCAATGACAAGCGGTCTCACCGACCAATGAAAATCCTCAAGGTGCTGATATTTCTTCACAATCCCAGGACAGGTATCAAAAGTGACCATTTCCACCTCCGCTGGATCAGCCATGAAGCTACTCGATTCATCCCCAAATGTCAATAACCCTGGAAACTTCACAATGAGGCACCCGTTTGGTGAGATCCAAGATATCCTCCCTGTGGCCCAAGTGCCTTCCCTTTTACGTGGCCACTTAAATCGTGGGGTAAGAACATTGGCTTTTAATCGTACAAATTGACCTACACAGTAAGATTCTGCCATCTGTAAATCCGAAGAACTTCCTTTCCAAAGGGTCTCTATCCCGATGAATCCGACGGTGACGCTTCCATCGCGGTCAATGGAATGGAGAATGCCCACAGACGAGTGCTTCTTGTCCTCCTCCTTTAACCGCACCCAATCTCCAGCAGCCAGGCCATGAGTTACTCGCTCTAATTTTGAGACGTGAATTCTCAAGGGGTCATGGATGCCATGAACCCTCACCAGCACAAAGCCATCTCGATCTGTGTCCAGACCCACAATCACTCCTTCAGGGACATCCATATTTTCTAGCTTGCATGACTTTGATGGCTTTCTTGAGCGCACGGCATCACCCACTTGGAGCTGATCCTTTGAAAGAAACCACTTTGTGTAACCAAGGCTACCTGTTTTACCTACCCTACTCCCAATCTCTCTCCATCCTGCTTCACTATCATCAGCATTTTGTGCACTGCAAAATCAATAGCCACTTTTAAGTGCAAGTGAAAACTAGCACATCAATTTGTATAAACTAGCAATGCATTGAAACCTTGAAATAcaagaacagagagaaaaaaaaaaaacctagttaAGCAACAGCCCAAATCTTAAGTCTACTCACCATCTTTAATATCAGAAATAAAACAACCAAAGAATCTTGTCAACAAACACAGCCACCAATTTAAATCCTGAACTTGCAAAAGACCCAATTGCAAATAACAGCAGCACATGTGACAATGACCAACCACAAATATCCTCGAATGCAACTTCAAATTCATCCTTCAAAATCCTGACTCATTTGACCATGTGCTTATCCAGAGGTAAAAGTTTCATTATGagataaaatgaaaaacatCAGCACAGACAAACAGCAGCGGTCATATGGACCAAGGGAACCAAACAGTATACTTGGAAAGATTCACAAGACCTAAGGAGGAGTACCTTTTAAATGCTTGCAAAATGTCTGTCATTAATGGACGGCTCCTGAAATCATACTCGAAGCATCCCAGTAGAATATTCTCGACTGGAGGAGGAAGCCCAATCAGGATTGTTGGTTTTTCTTGCCTTCTTACAACTGAATTATATATTTCATCGACAGACATACCAAACCAAGGCTGAAGACCAGTTAGCATCTCCACAATGGAACAGCCAAAGCCCCAGGAATCAGTCTCAAAGGATATAGGACCCGTTTCATCTGGTTCCCACTGTTCAGGAGCCATGTAGTTTGGAGTTCCTAGCCTGCGAGTCAAATCTGAGCTAGGCAATGGGATTCCGAGAAGTAGAGATGGTATACCAATGTCCCCAAGAACTGCTCGATCCTTTTCATCAAGAAGGAAATTACAAGGTTTAAGGTTGAGGACAAGAATCCCTTTCGAATGCAGCTCCATTACACCCTGAGCTAAATCAACACCATACCTGTAAAAGGCAAATATTAGCACATATTAAATGTTTAAAGATGCAGTACTTATTAATTTGGGTGCATCACCTCAAAACTTCTGGCAGTGAAAGCTTTCCAGCCTTAAGACGAGCCATCTTGTCACCAACGGATCCCTCATAGAATTTCATGATAATGCATATCTGCAGACATATAGAGAGCTTTATTCTTAGCAAAGGGTAGCTACCTATATAAGACACTTTCTACTGTATAGAAATCAACATAACTCACTTTTCCATTTAAGACAGAAACTCCATGTAACCAACAAACACCTTCAATCCCTTGACATTTCGTGAAAAGATACTCAAACTTATCCAACATGGCTCTCACATGATCCTCCTTGACCGTGTGTAACATCTTGACAGCCACTTCATGGTGCTCCTCATAATCACCATTTGACTGGTGATGAGTTGCCAACCAAACATCACCAAACAAGCCCCTTCCAATTCTATGCCTAAGTTTCATAGCGGTGGGGTCAATCCACGGGGTTGAATGGTTTGTTGTAGCCACCACAGTCCTGAGGTGGTCAGGATCGCCTTCAAATAACTCATATTCAAAAGCAGCAGGTTCGGCGGTGGGCAGATTAGCAGCTATGACTTTTTCAGCCATCCCTCCTCCTGTAAtgagatagaaaaatcaatgaataaGCATCTTTGACAAAACAATTAACAAAAAAGTACTGAGCTTTTATTATAAGAGAAAAAGATTCAACTCCACAGGTTATTCATCCCAGAAAT
This genomic stretch from Eucalyptus grandis isolate ANBG69807.140 chromosome 3, ASM1654582v1, whole genome shotgun sequence harbors:
- the LOC104429082 gene encoding E3 ubiquitin-protein ligase KEG; the protein is MAEKVIAANLPTAEPAAFEYELFEGDPDHLRTVVATTNHSTPWIDPTAMKLRHRIGRGLFGDVWLATHHQSNGDYEEHHEVAVKMLHTVKEDHVRAMLDKFEYLFTKCQGIEGVCWLHGVSVLNGKICIIMKFYEGSVGDKMARLKAGKLSLPEVLRYGVDLAQGVMELHSKGILVLNLKPCNFLLDEKDRAVLGDIGIPSLLLGIPLPSSDLTRRLGTPNYMAPEQWEPDETGPISFETDSWGFGCSIVEMLTGLQPWFGMSVDEIYNSVVRRQEKPTILIGLPPPVENILLGCFEYDFRSRPLMTDILQAFKSAQNADDSEAGWREIGSRVGKTGSLGYTKWFLSKDQLQVGDAVRSRKPSKSCKLENMDVPEGVIVGLDTDRDGFVLVRVHGIHDPLRIHVSKLERVTHGLAAGDWVRLKEEDKKHSSVGILHSIDRDGSVTVGFIGIETLWKGSSSDLQMAESYCVGQFVRLKANVLTPRFKWPRKREGTWATGRISWISPNGCLIVKFPGLLTFGDESSSFMADPAEVEMVTFDTCPGIVKKYQHLEDFHWSVRPLVIAVGLFTAMKLGAFVSKKIGRSTAKKQHEKENHSERQQQVDAGVASNPAWLPPPVANMLFREGVSAGAQ